A stretch of DNA from Streptomyces venezuelae:
GTCCGCCTGCCGGGTGTGGCCCACCGCCACGGTGCCACCGGCCGGGAGTCCGGCGGCGAGCAGGTGGTGGGCCAGCCGGTTGGCCTGCCGGTCGAGTCGGCCGTAGCGGAGTTCCAGCGGTCCGGCGCTGAGGGCGACGGCCTCGGGGGTGTCCCGGGCCGCCTGCTCGAAGAGCCGGAGGACGGTGTCGGTGGTGCGCGGGCCGGATCGGTGCGAATCGGGTTCCTGCGTCATGGGCCGATGATGCCATCGGGTACTGACAGCGGACGAGGGTCTCCGGCGGCCTCTGGAGGATTGGCGGACAACGGAGTTGACACCCGGAAGCCGGCCCGCTCGGACTGTTGACCTGAAGCTTGGTTGAGGTCTTAACGTCGGCGTCATGGATATGGAAGTCACCGCCTGGACCTCAATGCACAGTGCGATCACCGCGCAAACGGACCGCCGCCCGTTCTCCCGGGCCGGCCTGCGCCGGGTCGCCTCGTTCGCCCGCCCGCACCGGCGTGGCCTGTTGTCGTTCCTCCTGCTGAGCACGGTCACCGCGCTGCTGGCGGTGGCCACTCCGGTGCTCGCCGCCCGGGTGGTCGACGCCATCGTCGAGGGCGGCAGCAGCGGCCTGGTGACCCGGCTGGCCCTGCTGATCGCGCTGATCGCGGTCGCCGAGGCCGGGCTGGGGCTGCTCACCCGAAAGCTGTCGGCCACCCTCGGCGAGGGGCTGATCCTGGATCTGCGGACGGCGGTCTTCGACCATGTGCAGCGGATGCCGGTGGCCTTCTTCACCCGCACCCGGACCGGCGCGCTGGTCAGCCGGCTCAACAACGATGTGATCGGCGCCCAGCGGGCGTTCAGCAACACCCTCTCCGGGGTGGTCGCCAACTCGGTGACGCTGCTGCTGACCCTGACCGTGATGCTGAGCATCTCCTGGCAGATCACCCTGCTGGCGCTGGTGCTGCTGCCGGTGTTCGTGCTGCCGGCCCGCCGGATGGGCACCCGGATGGCGCAGATGCAGCGGGAGGCCGCGCACCTGAACGCGGCCATGGGCACGCAGATGACCGAACGGTTCTCGGCGCCCGGCGCGACGCTGGTGAAGCTGTTCGGGCGGCCGGCGGACGAGTCCGCGGAGTTCGCCGCCCGGGCCGCGCGGGTGCGGGACATCGGGATCCGTACGGCGATGGCCCAGTCGGTGTTCATCACCGCGCTGACGCTGGTGTCGGCGCTGGCCCTGGCCCTGGTGTACGGGCTGGGCGGGTTCTACGCCCTGCGCGGCACCCTGGACGCCGGTTCGGTGGTGGCGCTGTCCCTCCTGCTGACCCGGCTGTACGCCCCGCTGACGGCGCTGGCCGGGGCGCGCGT
This window harbors:
- a CDS encoding ABC transporter ATP-binding protein, with the protein product MDMEVTAWTSMHSAITAQTDRRPFSRAGLRRVASFARPHRRGLLSFLLLSTVTALLAVATPVLAARVVDAIVEGGSSGLVTRLALLIALIAVAEAGLGLLTRKLSATLGEGLILDLRTAVFDHVQRMPVAFFTRTRTGALVSRLNNDVIGAQRAFSNTLSGVVANSVTLLLTLTVMLSISWQITLLALVLLPVFVLPARRMGTRMAQMQREAAHLNAAMGTQMTERFSAPGATLVKLFGRPADESAEFAARAARVRDIGIRTAMAQSVFITALTLVSALALALVYGLGGFYALRGTLDAGSVVALSLLLTRLYAPLTALAGARVEVMSALVSFERVFEILDLKPLIAERPDARRVPEGPVSVEFDAVSFGYPSPDKVSLASLEEVATLDARGGTPVLHEVSFRAEPGQMIALVGSSGAGKSTIAQLLPRLYDADSGAVRLNGIDVRELTADSIRDTLGMVTQDGHLFHESVRANLLLARPDAAEEEIWEALRRSRLDGLVASLPDGLDTVVGERGYRLSGGERQRLTIARLLLARQRVVILDEATAHLDSTSEAAVQEALAEALDGRTAVVIAHRLSTVQAADQILVVENGRIVERGTHPELLAAGGRYEELYRTQFAAAGTGGALSSGA